A stretch of Flavobacterium sp. N1994 DNA encodes these proteins:
- a CDS encoding aspartate kinase — protein MRIFKFGGASVKDAEGIKNVFSVLEKVGHEDTLLVISAMGKTTNALELVIKNYFDKSNELHSSLQDVKKYHNQILLDLFDDEEHDVFYAVNSHFADLEYFIRSNKSPNYNFVYDQVVSYGEIVSTTIVSHYFNHAGLKNNWIDVRNFIKTNNNYRDADVDWEKTQQFISKGVKKKALNITQGFLGSDENNFTTTLGREGSDYTAAIFAYCLNAESVTIWKDVPGVLNADPRYFENAVLLNQISYREAIELAFYGASVIHPKTLQPLQKKEIPLYVKSFINPLLPGTSVSKGKDLEPLTPCFIVKKEQLLLSLSSIDFSFIMEENISEIFALLHQYKIKTSLIQNSAISFSVCLEDKFGNFNEVKNILSKKFKIAYNENVSLYTIRHFDEKAAKIVEKDKTVLVKQISRDTMQIVTKE, from the coding sequence ATGAGAATATTTAAATTTGGTGGTGCATCCGTAAAAGATGCTGAAGGTATTAAAAATGTATTTAGTGTTTTGGAAAAAGTAGGTCATGAAGACACACTTTTGGTAATTTCTGCTATGGGAAAAACCACGAATGCCTTAGAATTGGTAATCAAAAATTATTTTGACAAGTCCAATGAGTTACATTCTTCATTGCAAGATGTTAAGAAATACCACAACCAAATTTTATTAGATTTATTCGATGACGAAGAGCACGATGTTTTTTATGCCGTGAATAGTCATTTTGCCGATTTGGAGTATTTTATCAGAAGTAATAAATCTCCGAATTATAATTTTGTGTATGACCAAGTGGTGAGTTATGGAGAAATTGTTTCTACTACAATTGTTAGTCATTATTTCAATCATGCAGGTTTGAAAAATAATTGGATTGATGTTAGAAATTTTATCAAAACCAACAATAATTACCGCGACGCCGATGTGGATTGGGAAAAAACACAACAGTTCATTTCAAAAGGCGTAAAGAAAAAAGCACTCAACATTACGCAAGGGTTCTTAGGTTCGGATGAAAATAATTTCACAACAACTCTTGGTCGAGAAGGGTCGGATTATACAGCAGCCATTTTTGCCTATTGCTTAAATGCAGAAAGTGTAACAATTTGGAAAGACGTTCCTGGAGTTTTGAATGCGGATCCGCGTTACTTTGAAAATGCTGTTTTGCTAAACCAAATTTCCTATCGGGAAGCTATCGAGTTGGCGTTTTACGGAGCGTCTGTTATTCATCCAAAAACATTACAACCTCTTCAAAAAAAAGAGATTCCGTTGTATGTTAAATCGTTCATTAACCCATTATTGCCTGGCACTAGTGTTTCAAAAGGAAAAGATTTAGAACCTTTAACGCCTTGTTTTATAGTTAAAAAAGAGCAATTATTATTGTCGCTTTCATCTATTGATTTCTCTTTCATTATGGAAGAAAACATCAGTGAAATTTTTGCTTTGCTTCATCAATACAAAATCAAAACAAGCTTAATTCAGAATTCGGCCATAAGTTTTTCCGTTTGTTTAGAAGATAAATTTGGCAATTTTAATGAGGTTAAAAATATACTTTCTAAAAAGTTCAAAATTGCTTACAACGAAAATGTGTCGCTTTATACTATTCGCCATTTTGATGAAAAAGCAGCCAAAATAGTGGAGAAAGACAAAACGGTTTTGGTTAAACAAATCTCAAGAGACACGATGCAGATTGTGACAAAGGAGTAA
- a CDS encoding GNAT family N-acetyltransferase — MNIRKGEKKDMKAVLELIQELATFEKEPDAVVVTVADLERDGFGNYPLFHTFVAEVADEIVGIALYYYRYSTWKGKTIHLEDLIVKEKMRGAGLGFALYSKIIEQGKIDQVRRIEWAVLDWNTPAIDFYIKSGAKVLNDWRVAQMDENGINEFLSKL, encoded by the coding sequence ATGAACATCCGAAAAGGAGAAAAAAAAGACATGAAAGCGGTTCTGGAACTGATTCAAGAATTAGCCACTTTCGAAAAAGAACCCGATGCTGTTGTGGTAACTGTTGCTGATTTAGAGCGAGACGGTTTTGGAAATTATCCCTTATTTCATACTTTCGTTGCAGAGGTTGCAGATGAGATTGTTGGGATTGCCTTGTATTATTATCGATATTCTACTTGGAAAGGGAAAACCATCCATTTAGAAGATTTAATTGTCAAAGAAAAAATGCGTGGTGCAGGTTTGGGATTTGCTTTGTATTCCAAAATTATTGAGCAAGGAAAAATAGATCAAGTGCGACGCATAGAATGGGCAGTTCTCGATTGGAACACACCAGCCATAGATTTCTACATAAAATCGGGAGCCAAAGTATTAAACGACTGGCGTGTGGCGCAAATGGACGAAAACGGAATAAATGAATTTTTAAGTAAGTTGTAA
- the fbp gene encoding class 1 fructose-bisphosphatase codes for MEERNKTLGEFIIEKQEEFQFSSGELSRIINSIRLAAKVVNYKVNKAGLVDIVGAVGEQNIQGEDQQKLDVYANEVFIQTLINREIVCGIASEESDDYITVAGSDKSHNNKYVVLMDPLDGSSNIDVNVSVGTIFSVYRRITPVGSPVTLEDFLQPGTNQVAAGYVIYGTSTMLVYTTGHGVNGFTLNPAIGTFYLSHPNMQFSKDGTIYSINEGNYVHFPQGVKDYLKYCQLEEEDRPYTSRYIGSLVSDIHRNMIKGGIYIYPTSLKAPKGKLRLLYECNPMAFIAEQAGAKASDGFGRIMEIQPTELHQRVPFFCGSYNMVEKAEEFMAKYS; via the coding sequence ATGGAAGAACGCAATAAAACATTAGGTGAATTTATCATCGAAAAACAAGAGGAATTTCAATTTTCGTCTGGAGAATTATCAAGAATTATCAATTCGATTAGGCTTGCAGCCAAAGTCGTAAACTACAAAGTAAACAAAGCTGGATTAGTAGATATTGTGGGTGCTGTTGGAGAACAAAACATCCAAGGGGAAGACCAGCAAAAATTGGATGTATATGCCAATGAAGTCTTTATTCAAACTTTAATCAACCGTGAAATTGTATGTGGCATTGCTTCAGAAGAAAGTGATGATTATATAACAGTAGCCGGTTCGGATAAAAGTCATAATAACAAATATGTGGTATTAATGGATCCTTTGGATGGCTCCTCTAATATTGATGTGAATGTTTCAGTTGGAACTATTTTTTCGGTTTACAGACGAATAACTCCTGTTGGAAGTCCTGTTACTTTAGAAGATTTTTTACAGCCTGGCACCAATCAAGTAGCCGCAGGTTATGTAATTTATGGAACTTCAACAATGTTAGTTTATACCACAGGTCATGGAGTAAATGGATTTACTTTGAATCCGGCCATAGGAACTTTCTATCTATCGCATCCCAATATGCAGTTTTCAAAAGATGGAACTATCTATTCTATCAATGAAGGAAACTATGTTCATTTCCCACAAGGCGTAAAAGATTATTTAAAATATTGCCAATTGGAAGAAGAAGACAGACCTTATACTTCACGCTACATAGGAAGTTTGGTTTCAGACATTCACAGAAATATGATTAAAGGAGGCATTTATATATACCCAACAAGTTTAAAAGCTCCAAAAGGGAAATTGCGTTTACTTTACGAATGCAATCCCATGGCATTTATAGCGGAACAAGCTGGAGCAAAAGCATCAGATGGTTTCGGAAGAATCATGGAAATTCAACCTACAGAATTACATCAAAGAGTTCCTTTCTTTTGTGGAAGTTATAACATGGTTGAAAAAGCGGAAGAGTTTATGGCAAAATACAGTTAA
- a CDS encoding TerB family tellurite resistance protein, with amino-acid sequence MSFSELFDSEFKARNKGHFSAIVRVATADGAMSKEEKEFLDKLAVRLEISPAEYEEILENPLKYPINPPYLHAQRLERLYDLSRMVYADHILGPKQKEILTKFALALGFTPGNVKFIVEKAMSLLMLNVDLDTFVYEMTHMNK; translated from the coding sequence ATGTCATTTTCAGAATTATTTGATAGCGAATTCAAAGCCAGAAATAAAGGGCATTTTTCTGCCATTGTTCGTGTTGCTACTGCAGATGGAGCTATGAGCAAAGAAGAAAAAGAATTTTTAGATAAACTTGCGGTTCGTTTAGAAATTTCGCCAGCAGAATATGAAGAGATTTTGGAAAATCCTTTAAAATACCCAATTAATCCACCATATTTACATGCCCAAAGATTAGAGCGTTTGTATGATTTGTCAAGAATGGTTTATGCCGATCATATTCTTGGACCAAAACAAAAAGAAATCCTTACTAAATTTGCTCTAGCATTAGGTTTTACACCAGGCAACGTTAAGTTTATTGTAGAAAAAGCAATGTCTTTATTAATGCTCAATGTAGATTTAGATACTTTCGTTTACGAGATGACTCACATGAATAAATAA
- a CDS encoding HupE/UreJ family protein — translation MSDFWIYFNSGLKHFLHFHVYLDVLFLLALTVPYEFKSWKRILILVSLFTAGHVLALLLSVFNIVSIKATYVVFLVPVMVLIAAFYNIIIAGKSTKKESITFIAVVSSVFGIIHGLGYASYFNSLVPNKPTDKLLPLFESAIGFEISQFIVVTIGLLIAYVIQTLFKFTKRDWILIVSAFIIGIVIPMIIRTEIWYK, via the coding sequence ATGTCAGATTTCTGGATTTACTTCAATTCTGGACTAAAACATTTTTTACATTTTCATGTTTATTTAGATGTTTTATTCCTTCTAGCTCTTACAGTCCCTTATGAATTTAAATCGTGGAAAAGAATTTTAATTCTTGTTTCTTTATTCACCGCTGGACATGTTTTAGCATTGCTACTTTCCGTATTTAATATTGTAAGCATCAAAGCAACATATGTGGTTTTTTTAGTTCCAGTAATGGTTTTAATTGCTGCATTTTACAACATTATAATCGCAGGGAAGTCAACCAAAAAAGAATCCATTACCTTTATTGCAGTGGTCAGCTCTGTTTTCGGAATTATTCACGGATTAGGTTATGCTTCCTATTTTAATAGTTTAGTTCCGAACAAACCAACTGACAAATTATTACCTCTTTTTGAATCAGCAATTGGTTTTGAAATATCGCAATTTATTGTGGTGACCATTGGATTACTAATTGCTTATGTTATTCAAACCCTTTTCAAATTCACTAAGCGAGATTGGATATTAATCGTTTCTGCTTTCATCATAGGAATTGTTATCCCAATGATTATTCGAACTGAAATTTGGTATAAATAA
- a CDS encoding deoxycytidylate deaminase — protein MKEKKQLKYDIAYLRIAAEWSKLSYCKRKQVGAIIVRDRMIISDGYNGTPTGFENCCEDEEGLTQWFVLHAEANAISKVARSTQTCENATLYITLSPCKECSKLIHQSGIKRVVYQHGYRDTTGLEFLQKAGVAVDQIEDLD, from the coding sequence ATGAAAGAAAAAAAACAACTCAAATACGACATTGCCTACTTAAGAATTGCTGCCGAATGGAGCAAACTTTCTTATTGCAAACGCAAACAAGTGGGTGCCATAATAGTACGCGACCGAATGATTATTTCTGATGGGTATAACGGAACACCAACTGGATTTGAAAACTGTTGTGAAGACGAAGAAGGATTAACCCAATGGTTTGTACTACACGCCGAGGCCAATGCGATTTCAAAAGTAGCCCGTTCCACTCAAACTTGCGAAAATGCGACCTTATATATCACGCTTTCTCCTTGCAAAGAATGTAGCAAACTCATTCATCAATCAGGCATCAAAAGAGTAGTGTATCAACATGGCTATCGTGATACTACTGGACTGGAATTTCTACAAAAAGCAGGCGTTGCTGTTGATCAAATTGAAGATTTAGACTAA